One Malania oleifera isolate guangnan ecotype guangnan chromosome 9, ASM2987363v1, whole genome shotgun sequence DNA segment encodes these proteins:
- the LOC131163937 gene encoding casein kinase 1-like protein HD16 → MPVLRSGARRGRAAKPNPIEESGEAIATRTRRRRAQQQQQQQQQQHKNKQLPQQQRQRTHPINENVVAAARAAVAVAPSQEEHRVFEEARRVGDGGAEEKEEEEVGEKQMDEYNSEGSTAPLPEKVQVGGSPVYKIERKLGKGGFGQVYVGRRVTAGPGAIEVALKFEHRTSKGCNYGPPYEWQVYNTLGGSHGVPRVHYKGRQGDYYVMVMDILGPSLWDVWNTTPHPMPVEMVACIAIEAISILEKMHSRGYVHGDVKPENFLLGPPGTPDEKKLFLVDLGLATRWRDGTTGSHVEYDQRPDVFRGTVRYASVHAHLGRTGSRRDDLESLAYTLIFLLRGRLPWQGFQGENKGFLVCKKKMATSPEALCCFCPQPFRQFIEYVVNLKFDEEPNYAKYASLFDGIVGPNPDIRPINTDGAQKLICQIGHKRGRLAIEDEEDERRKKKVRMGMPATQWISVYNARRPMKQRYHYNVSDVRLSQHIEKGNEDGLFISSVASCQNLWALIMDAGTGFSAQVYELSPIFLRKEWIMEHWEKNYYISAIAGANNGSSLVVMSKGTQYLQQSYKVSESFPFKWINKKWREGFYVTAMATSGSRWGVVMSRGAGFSEQVVELDFLYPSEGIHRRWDCGFRITSTAATWDQAAFVLSVPRRTPSDETQETLRTSAFPSTHVKEKWAKNLYIASVCYGRTVS, encoded by the exons ATGCCGGTGCTGCGTAGCGGAGCGCGCAGGGGCCGGGCAGCGAAGCCTAATCCGATCGAAGAATCGGGCGAGGCGATTGCGACGAGGACTCGAAGAAGGCGAgcgcaacagcagcagcagcaacaacaacagcaacataAGAATAAACAGCTGCCGCAACAACAACGGCAACGGACGCATCCGATCAATGAGAACGTAGTGGCGGCTGCGCGAGCGGCGGTAGCTGTGGCACCGTCGCAGGAGGAACATAGGGTTTTTGAAGAAGCTCGTAGGGTCGGTGACGGTGGAGCGGAGGAGAAGGAAGAGGAGGAAGTAGGGGAGAAGCAGATGGATGAATACAATAGTGAAGGAAGCACAGCGCCACTTCCTGAAAAG GTTCAGGTTGGTGGTTCCCCAGTGTACAAAATAGAAAGGAAGCTGGGAAAGGGAGGATTTGGACAAGTGTATGTTGGTCGTCGTGTCACTGCTGGTCCTGGAGCCATAGAG GTGGCCCTGAAATTTGAGCATAGAACTAGCAAAGGATGTAATTACGGACCGCCATATGAGTGGCAAGTGTACAA CACCCTTGGTGGCAGTCATGGGGTACCACGAGTACATTACAAGGGCCGGCAAGGTGACTATTATGTAATG GTCATGGACATACTGGGGCCAAGCTTGTGGGACGTTTGGAATACTACTCCTCACCC AATGCCTGTTGAAATGGTTGCTTGTATTGCCATTGAAGCAATTTCTATATTGGAGAAGATGCATTCTAGAGG GTATGTACATGGGGATGTAAAGCCTGAGAACTTTTTACTTGGTCCTCCTGGGACTCCTGATGAGAAAAAACTTTTTCTAGTTGATCTTGGATTAG CTACTAGATGGCGAGATGGTACAACTGGTTCACATGTTGAGTACGATCAAAGACCAGATGTTTTCAG GGGTACTGTTCGATATGCCAGTGTGCATGCTCATCTAGGGAGAACAGGTAGCAGGAGAGATGATTTAGAATCTCTTGCTTATACACTCATTTTCCTTCTTCGGGGTCGACTGCCCTGGCAAGGATTTCAG GGAGAAAACAAAGGGTTCCTTGTTTGCAAGAAGAAGATGGCAACGTCTCCAGAAGCTCTGTGTTGTTTCTGTCCACAGCCTTTCAGACAGTTCATTGAATATGTGGTGAATTTGAAGTTTGACGAGGAGCCTAATTATGCAAAATATGCTTCTCTCTTTGATGGGATTGTCGGTCCAAATCCAGATATAAGGCCAATTAACACAGATGGTGCACAGAAG CTTATATGTCAGATTGGTCATAAGAGAGGCCGTTTAGCTATAGAGGATGAAGAGGATGAACGGCGAAAAAAGAAGGTGCGGATGGGAATGCCTGCTACACAATGGATTAGTGTTTACAATGCTCGCCGACCTATGAAGCAAAG GTATCATTATAACGTGTCAGATGTGAGGCTTTCTCAGCACATTGAGAAAGGAAATGAAGACGGCTTATTTATCAGCAGTGTAGCTTCGTGTCAAAATCTATGGGCCCTAATAATGGATGCGGGTACTGGTTTCAGTGCACAAGTGTATGAACTCTCACCCATTTTTCTTCGCAAG GAGTGGATAATGGAGCATTGGGAGAAGAACTACTATATTAGTGCAATAGCAGGAGCTAACAATGGGAGCTCTTTAGTAGTAATGTCCAAGG GTACGCAGTATTTACAGCAGTCATACAAAGTTAGTGAGTCATTTCCTTTCAAGTGGATAAACAAAAAATGGAGAGAGGGGTTTTATGTTACTGCAATGGCAACCTCTGGGAGCAGATGGGGTGTCGTCATGTCTCGTGGTGCAGGATTTTCTGAGCAG GTTGTTGAACTTGATTTTCTTTATCCTAGTGAGGGTATTCATCGACGGTGGGATTGTGGATTTCGCATCACATCAACTGCAGCAACTTGGGACCAGGCTGCTTTTGTTCTTAGTGTGCCAAGAAGAACGCCTTCAGATGAAACACAGGAGACACTTCGAACTTCTGCTTTTCCTAGTACACATGTCAAG GAGAAGTGGGCCAAAAATCTATACATTGCATCGGTTTGTTATGGTCGAACAGTCTCTTGA